The DNA sequence CAGCAACAATTCACTCTGTTTTAGTTGGCTCCTAAAAATTAGGTAATCACCAAACCTCTTAATTAGAAACCAAAACTCTTGATTGTTATTGCAACAATCTACTAAAAAATGAACTAGATGAAGCGTTCTTAGTTTCAAGAATGCGTCTCGGATTGCAAGATATAGGGTTATGTAATAATTTATGTCTTCAGCAAATGCAGAGCATCCGTCAAAAAGTTCAACAAGCCGTAGATACTCAGAATTTGATTCAAGGCATTATTAGCTTGATTGGGTTTTTAGTGAGACTTTGAATATTCGCCAAAAGTAGCGTAGTAAGCTTGACAGAAAATCATTCCGCATCTTTTACCTAGCTTTCTTGATTTCCCCCTTACCAGCTGTCCCGCACAGTCATACACTGTACTTGGGAATCGAATGGCAGTTGGGAGGATTTTTCGTGAAAAAAGTACTAGCGATTATTTTAGGGGGCGGTGCAGGTACGCGGCTTTATCCGCTGACGAAGCTACGCGCCAAGCCAGCAGTACCATTGGCAGGGAAGTATCGCTTAATTGATATTCCTGTCAGTAACTGTATTAATTCAGAAATATTTAAAATCTACGTTCTGACACAATTTAACTCAGCATCACTTAATCGTCATATCGCTCGTGCATACAGCTTTTCGGGATTTACCGAAGGTTTTGTAGAAGTCTTAGCAGCCCAACAAACCCCAGAAAACCCTAACTGGTTCCAAGGGACAGCCGATGCAGTCCGCCAATATATTTGGTTATTGGAAGAGTGGGATGTTGATGAATACCTCATTCTATCTGGCGATCATCTTTACCGTATGGATTATCGCTTATTCGTCGAAAGACATCGCGATACCAATGCCGATATTACGCTTTCGGTTGTACCAATGGATGAGCGCCGCGCCTCTGATTTTGGGTTAATGAAAATCAATGATTCTGGACGAGTCGTAGATTTCAGCGAAAAACCCAAAGGTGAAGCATTGCGTCAGATGCAAGTTGATACTAGTATTTTGGGCTTGACAGCAGATCAGGCGCAACAAAAGCCATATATTGCGTCGATGGGGATTTACGTTTTTAAAAAAGACGTTCTCATTAAACTCTTGAAAGAATCTCAAGAACAAACGGATTTTGGCAAAGAAATTATCCCTGCTTCTGCTCAAGATTACAATGTCCAAGCTTACTTATTTGATGGTTACTGGGAAGACATTGGAACTATTGAAGCGTTTTATGATGCTAATTTGGCTTTAACGCAGCAGCCCCAGCCCGCATTTAGTTTTTATGATGAAAATGCTCCGATTTACTCGCGAGCACGTTATTTGCCACCTAGTAAGCTCTTAAACTGCCAAGTCACCGAATCAATTGTAGGGGATGGCTGTATTTTAAAAAATTGCCAAATTCACCATTCAATTTTAGGTGTACGCGCACGAATTGAAGCTGGTTGCACAATCGAAGACTCGCTCATTATGGGGGCAGACTATTATCAACCATTTGCCGAAAGACAATCAGATTGCAATGATGGCAATATTCCTTTAGGAATTGGTGCAAATACAACAATTCGACGAGCGATCGTCGATAAAAATGCTCGTATCGGTTGTGATGTCCGCATCATCAACAAAGACCGTGTAGAAGAAGCAGAACGCGAAGAACAAGGATTTTATATTCGCAGTGGGATTACTGTTGTTCTGAAAAATGCAGTTATTCCTGATGGCACGGTGATTTAGTAGTTAGTGGCTAGTGGCTAGTGATGAGTGCTATATTCATCACTTTTTTACTCGAATTGTCTTGTTCTCAGGTTCCTCAAAAATGGCTAGATTGATTTTGTTGATTGGATTACCAGGTAGTGGTAAATCAACACTAGCGCGTCAGCTG is a window from the Gloeocapsopsis sp. IPPAS B-1203 genome containing:
- a CDS encoding glucose-1-phosphate adenylyltransferase, which gives rise to MKKVLAIILGGGAGTRLYPLTKLRAKPAVPLAGKYRLIDIPVSNCINSEIFKIYVLTQFNSASLNRHIARAYSFSGFTEGFVEVLAAQQTPENPNWFQGTADAVRQYIWLLEEWDVDEYLILSGDHLYRMDYRLFVERHRDTNADITLSVVPMDERRASDFGLMKINDSGRVVDFSEKPKGEALRQMQVDTSILGLTADQAQQKPYIASMGIYVFKKDVLIKLLKESQEQTDFGKEIIPASAQDYNVQAYLFDGYWEDIGTIEAFYDANLALTQQPQPAFSFYDENAPIYSRARYLPPSKLLNCQVTESIVGDGCILKNCQIHHSILGVRARIEAGCTIEDSLIMGADYYQPFAERQSDCNDGNIPLGIGANTTIRRAIVDKNARIGCDVRIINKDRVEEAEREEQGFYIRSGITVVLKNAVIPDGTVI